CAGGGCGATTGCCAGCGTCTGGCGCATGCTCAGGGAATCATCAACGATGAGAATCGATCGGCTCATGGGTTTGTCCTAACTCAGAAGAAAGTCACGCCGGAAGACTGCTGGCTGGCGGTATGGCCCGGGCCATAGTGCACGGCCTGCTGCTCCAGCGTGGTGTAGGCCGCGGCCAGCTTGTCCAGCCAGGCCCGGCTATCGGGAAGGTGTTCGCTGCGCGCGGCGGTTTCGGCGCGCGACATGTCGTCCAGCACGTGGCCGATGATCTGCTGCACGCGGTCCTGGAACTGCAGGCCCACCAGCACCTCGGCAATGTCGGCCTCCACCCGCGACTGCTCGTCGCGCAGCGCGGCCAGCGAGCCGGACAGGGTGTCGGCGGTGTGCTGGAAGCGGTCGATGATGATGCCGGCGGTGTGATGGCTGGCGGCCACCAGTTCGCTTTCCTGCTGCGAGAAACCATTGGCGGTGCTGATGGCGGCGTCGATGGTGCCGCTGACGGCGTCCACCATTTCCTGGATCTGCTTGCCGGTGGCGCCGGATTCGGTGGACAGCTTGCGCACTTCGTCGGCCACCACGGCAAAGCCGCGGCCGGCCTCGCCGGCGCGCGCCGCCTCGATGGCCGCGTTCAGCGCCAGCAGGTTGGTCTGCGCGGCAATGGCGCCGACGCGCTCGGCCATATTCTTCAGGTCGCCGGAATAGCGCGAGATGCTGGCGATCTGCTCGACGATGGCCTGGCGGAACTCCTGGGTGCGGTTGAGGGTGGCGGTGATCTGCTGCAGGCCGCTGCGGGTTTCGACGATGGCGTCGATCACCAGATTCTCGTCGCTGCCGTGGCGGCGGCTGTCACGGATCATGTCGGACAGCGAGGCGAAGCGCAGTACCAGGCTTTCGATAGCCTCGCGGGTCTGCTCGCGCACCAGTTCCAGATTGCGGCTCCAGAACGGGATCACTTCGGCAAAGAAATGGCTGAAGCCGCTCCCGGCAATCATGTCTTTGGCATTATCGGCCTGTGGCTCGACAGCCGGCTGCACGATGGTGGCGGCGCCCTGGCGCGCCAGCAGCATCAGCGGCACGGCAAAGAGCAATCCGTACACCAGGCCATACCACCATTGCCCGGCCAGCAAGGCGCAGACCGCCAGATTGATCACGGCCAGCAGCGGCAGCAGCCAACGGCGGTTCGTCGTATTTGGTGTCGTCATCATTCCCTCCTGCCACTAAGGCTAGGCGAAGATAAAGACAGTTACGAACCAGCCGGTAGAGTAGAAATACTCAAGTCATGTGCGGAGTTCTACGTAGTCGCGACCCAGGGAGAAAACTATAGAAACAGCTTGATCAGCTCCACCGTGGAAGAGATATGCAGCTTTTCCTTCAGCCGGGCGCGATGGTTCTCCACCGTGCGGGCGCTCAGGTCGAGTTCCTCTGCGATCTGGCTGCTGGATTTGCCGGCCACCAGCAACTCCACGATCTGCACCTCGCGTGGCGTCAGCAGCGACAGCCGCGCCTGGCGGGTGCTGTCGGCAAGGTGCTGGGCATGCATGCTGCGGCTGTGCATCAGCGCGCTTTGCACCTTTTCGATCAACAGGTTGCTGTTGACCGGCTTTTCCAGAAAGTCGAAAGCACCCTGCTTCATCGCTTCCACCGCGGAGCGCACGTCGGAGTGGGCGGATACGAAGATGATGGGCAGATGCCGCCCGGCCTGCAGCAGGCGCTGCTGCACCTGCAGGCCGCCGATTTCCGGCATGCGCAGGTCGCAGATCAGGCATTCGGACGGCAGCGGCGAATAGGCATCGAGGAATTCGATGGCGGAGGAGAACACGCACAGATCGGCATCAAGGTCGCGGAGCAGCTCCTTGAACATCCAGAGAATGATTTCATCGTCGTCGATGATGTAAATGCGTGAGCGGAAACTTGACATATACCTGGCTTTCGCGGCGTTGAGCGCCCCATCCACAAGCTGCCAGCGCCCGGCAGTACAGCCGCCATACCGCCCGGACCAGGGGCATTCATCTGGCACGATATGCCAGAAAAACGCCCGGAAATGTCGATGAAGTCGAGTTTCAGGCAATTGTAGTCAAATGTGAATTTACTGCACAAGCGACCGCCGGCCCTGCGCGCCGCCACCTGCACGGAATGCCAGTACCCGGGTGCAAACTGCTAACCGGAATACATAAACCCGTAATTCCCGCCGCATCCTGGTTGCCAGCAGGCACAAACGTTGGCCGCAACAGCAAAACTGATGCCGCAGGCATTGCCGGAGAAAACCTGGAATCAATGTGCGCGGCATGCCGTGTTTTGCCGCAACACGCCCCTGTTGCAGGGTGCTCATTTCATCTCGGCAAACAGCAGGAACAGCGCCGCCTGGCTGGAAACGCCCAGCTTGGCGTACAGGTTGCGGCGGTGCACCTTGGCGGTTTCCAGCGAGATGTCCAGCTCGCGCGCCACGCCCTTGGTGGAGTGGCCGCCCAGGATCAGCAGCGCCACTTCCACCTCGCGGTTGGTCAGCGCCGGCGTACCGCGCAGGCGCAGCGCCTCCTCCAGCTGCTGCCGGCTCTGCGCCGCATCCGGCGGCACCGGCTGGCTGAGCCGCTCCTCCAGCCGTGCAGCCTGGCGCAGCAGCGGCAGCAGCCATGGTGCGAACAGGCAGCACAACCCGATATCGGTATCGGAAAAGCGCCGTTTGCTGCCCAGCGACAAGGACAGCGTGCCGCTGGCCATCGGCAGCAGGAACTGCACTTCGTCGGTGACCACATTGCGCGAGAAGTAGTGCTTGAAGTACTCGGTATCGCGAAAGCTGTCCGGCGCCACCTCGTCCAGCCGGTACACCCCGGGCTGCGCGCACTTGAGCGCAAACGCATAGAACGGGTCCAGCAGGTACAGGCCACGCATGTAGTCGGCGAACAAGTCGTCGTTGGCGTAGTTCACCGCACTGTCCGCCAGCACCAGCGGCGGTACGCCGGGGCGAAACAGCACCGCCACCCAGGTATCGAATACCAGCTGCTCGCGCAGGAATGCCGCCAGGTGCTGCCAGAAGGACTCGTTATCCAGGCTGTCCACCAGCCTGCCCAGGCGCTGGTGAAACGCCAGGTCCGCCACGTTCAACTGCATTGCCGCCTACCTCGATAGGGTTAGTTCTACCCCTTCCCGCTAACGTCTCTGCGTAATGTCCGTCACCCGGGGGGCTGGCTAGTATGACCCCACTAGGCGCGACACGGCTAGCGGCTCCGCGGCCAACCCCACCACCGTCGCGCCCCTACCGGAGTGATAGCCATGACCCTGCACGACCTGTCGTACTGGCAACAACGCGCCGCCGCCCTGCGCCCGCGCTGCCAGGCGTTTATCAACGGTCAGTTCGTTCCGGCCGCAGACGGCCGCACCTTCCCCGATATCAGCCCGATCAATGGCCAGTCGCTGGGCGACATCGCCCGCTGTGGCGAGGCCGACGTGAACCAGGCCGTGCTGGCCGCCCGCGCCAGCTTCGAAGCCGGCGTGTGGTCGCGCTGCCACCCGCGCGAGCGCAAGGCCGTGCTGCAAAGGTTGGCCGCACTGATCCGTGACAACGCCGATGAACTGGCGCTGCTGGACTGCCTGGACATGGGCAAGCCGATCGCCGATGCCCGCACCATCGACGTGCCGGGCACCGCTGCCGTATTCGACTGGTACGCCGAAGCCGCCGACAAGCTGTACGACGAAGTGGCCCCCACCGCCAGCGACGCACTGGCGCTGATCACCCGCGAGCCGGTGGGCGTGGTGGCCGCGGTGATTCCGTGGAACTTCCCGCTGGACATGGCGGCGTGGAAGCTGGCACCGGCGCTGATCGCCGGCAACAGCGTGATCCTGAAGCCGGCCGAGCAGTCACCGCTGTCCGCGCTGCGCCTGGCCGAACTGGCCCAGGAAGCCGGCCTGCCGGACGGCGTGCTCAACGTGCTGCCGGGCTACGGCGAAGAAGTGGGCCGCCCGCTGGGCCTGCACCAGGACATCGACTGCCTGAGCTTCACCGGCTCCACCGAGGTGGGCAAATACTTCCTGCGCTACGCCTCGGAATCCAACATGAAGATGGTGTGGCTGGAGTGCGGCGGCAAGAGCCCGAACCTGGTGTTCGAAGACAGCGACCTGGACGCCGCCGCGCAGCGCGCCGCCTTCGGCATCTTCTTCAACCAGGGCCAGGTGTGCTCGGCCAACTCGCGCCTGCTGCTGCAGCGCTCGATCAAGGATGCCTTCCTGCAGAAGCTGCTCAAACAAGTGGACGCGCTGCAGCCGGGCAACCCGCTGGACCCGGCCACCCGCACCGGCACCATCGTCGACACCCGCCAGGCCGAACGCATCATGGGCTTCGTGGAGACCGCCCGTAGCGAAGGCGCCAGCCTGCTGTGCGGCGGCGAGCGCGCCAGCATCAATGGCAGCGACTGCTACATCCGCCCCACCATCTTCAGCGATGTCACCCCGGACATGACGCTGGCGCGCGAAGAAGTATTCGGCCCGGTACTGGCGGTAATGACCTTCGATACCGAGGCCGAAGCCGTGGCGCTGGCCAACGACAGCATCTACGGTTTGGCCGCGTCCGTTTGGACCAACGACCTGTCGCGCGCCCACCGCGTGGCGCGCCAGCTGCGCGCCGGCACCGTGTCGGTCAACACCGTCGATGCACTCGACCCAGGCATCCCGTTCGGCGGCTACAAGCAATCCGGCTTCGGCCGCGACCTGTCGCTGCACGCCGTCGACAAGTTCACCCAACTCAAAACCACCTGGCTGCAGTTCCGCAGCTAAGGCACAGCACCCGGAGAATCATCATGAGTCAGCAAGCCAAGCCGGCCACCCAACGCTACCAGGCCATCGACGCCGCCCACCACATCAATGCCTTCCTCGACCAGAAGGCGCTGAACCAGGAAGGCCCGCGCGTGATGGCCAGAGGCCAGGGCGTCTACCTGTGGGACACCGAGGGCAACAAGTACCTGGACGGCATGTCCGGCCTGTGGTGCACCAACGTCGGCTACGGCCGCCAGGATCTGATCGCTGCCGCCACCAAGCAGCTGGAACAGCTCAGCTACTACAACGTGTTCTTCCACACCACCCACCCGGCGGTGAACGAGCTGACCGAGCGGCTGTTTTCCCTGCTGCCGGGCGACTACAGCCACGTGGTGTACACCAACTCCGGCTCGGAATCCAACGAGCTGTTGATCCGCACCGTGCGCCGCTACTGGGATGTGGTGGGCAAGCCGACCAAGAAGATCTTCATCGGCCGCCACAACGGCTACCACGGTTCCACCGTGGGCAGCGCCAGCCTGGGTGGCATGAAGTTCATGCACGAGATGGGCGACCTGCCGATTCCGAACGTGGTGCATATCGGCGAGCCGTACTGGTTTGCCCATGGCGGCAACCTGAGCCCGGCGGAATTCGGCCGCAAGTGCGCACAGGAGCTGGAGGACAAGATTCTGGAACTGGGCGCCGACAACGTGGCCGCCTTCGTGGCCGAGCCGTTCCAGGGTGCCGGCGGCATGATCTTCCCGCCGGAGAGCTACTGGCCGGAAATCCAGCGCATCTGCCGCCAGTACGACGTACTGCTGTGCGCCGACGAAGTGATCGGCGGCTTTGGCCGCACCGGCGAATGGTTCGCCAGCCAGCACTTCGGCTTCCAGCCGGACACCCTCAGCATCGCCAAGGGCCTCACCTCCGGCTACATCCCGATGGGCGGCCTGGTGCT
This Vogesella sp. LIG4 DNA region includes the following protein-coding sequences:
- a CDS encoding methyl-accepting chemotaxis protein, producing the protein MTTPNTTNRRWLLPLLAVINLAVCALLAGQWWYGLVYGLLFAVPLMLLARQGAATIVQPAVEPQADNAKDMIAGSGFSHFFAEVIPFWSRNLELVREQTREAIESLVLRFASLSDMIRDSRRHGSDENLVIDAIVETRSGLQQITATLNRTQEFRQAIVEQIASISRYSGDLKNMAERVGAIAAQTNLLALNAAIEAARAGEAGRGFAVVADEVRKLSTESGATGKQIQEMVDAVSGTIDAAISTANGFSQQESELVAASHHTAGIIIDRFQHTADTLSGSLAALRDEQSRVEADIAEVLVGLQFQDRVQQIIGHVLDDMSRAETAARSEHLPDSRAWLDKLAAAYTTLEQQAVHYGPGHTASQQSSGVTFF
- a CDS encoding response regulator transcription factor, with protein sequence MSSFRSRIYIIDDDEIILWMFKELLRDLDADLCVFSSAIEFLDAYSPLPSECLICDLRMPEIGGLQVQQRLLQAGRHLPIIFVSAHSDVRSAVEAMKQGAFDFLEKPVNSNLLIEKVQSALMHSRSMHAQHLADSTRQARLSLLTPREVQIVELLVAGKSSSQIAEELDLSARTVENHRARLKEKLHISSTVELIKLFL
- a CDS encoding response regulator transcription factor translates to MQLNVADLAFHQRLGRLVDSLDNESFWQHLAAFLREQLVFDTWVAVLFRPGVPPLVLADSAVNYANDDLFADYMRGLYLLDPFYAFALKCAQPGVYRLDEVAPDSFRDTEYFKHYFSRNVVTDEVQFLLPMASGTLSLSLGSKRRFSDTDIGLCCLFAPWLLPLLRQAARLEERLSQPVPPDAAQSRQQLEEALRLRGTPALTNREVEVALLILGGHSTKGVARELDISLETAKVHRRNLYAKLGVSSQAALFLLFAEMK
- a CDS encoding aldehyde dehydrogenase: MTLHDLSYWQQRAAALRPRCQAFINGQFVPAADGRTFPDISPINGQSLGDIARCGEADVNQAVLAARASFEAGVWSRCHPRERKAVLQRLAALIRDNADELALLDCLDMGKPIADARTIDVPGTAAVFDWYAEAADKLYDEVAPTASDALALITREPVGVVAAVIPWNFPLDMAAWKLAPALIAGNSVILKPAEQSPLSALRLAELAQEAGLPDGVLNVLPGYGEEVGRPLGLHQDIDCLSFTGSTEVGKYFLRYASESNMKMVWLECGGKSPNLVFEDSDLDAAAQRAAFGIFFNQGQVCSANSRLLLQRSIKDAFLQKLLKQVDALQPGNPLDPATRTGTIVDTRQAERIMGFVETARSEGASLLCGGERASINGSDCYIRPTIFSDVTPDMTLAREEVFGPVLAVMTFDTEAEAVALANDSIYGLAASVWTNDLSRAHRVARQLRAGTVSVNTVDALDPGIPFGGYKQSGFGRDLSLHAVDKFTQLKTTWLQFRS
- a CDS encoding aspartate aminotransferase family protein, whose product is MSQQAKPATQRYQAIDAAHHINAFLDQKALNQEGPRVMARGQGVYLWDTEGNKYLDGMSGLWCTNVGYGRQDLIAAATKQLEQLSYYNVFFHTTHPAVNELTERLFSLLPGDYSHVVYTNSGSESNELLIRTVRRYWDVVGKPTKKIFIGRHNGYHGSTVGSASLGGMKFMHEMGDLPIPNVVHIGEPYWFAHGGNLSPAEFGRKCAQELEDKILELGADNVAAFVAEPFQGAGGMIFPPESYWPEIQRICRQYDVLLCADEVIGGFGRTGEWFASQHFGFQPDTLSIAKGLTSGYIPMGGLVLSRRMGEALVEHGGVFAHGLTYSGHPVAAAVALANLDALQREGIVDRVKSDTGPYLQKCLREVFDKHPLVGEIQGTGLVAALQFCQDKTTRQRFANESDITWRCRTIGFEEGVIIRSTLGRMIMAPALVITRSEIDELIDKTRIAVDRTAAEIGVK